The following DNA comes from Nicotiana tabacum cultivar K326 unplaced genomic scaffold, ASM71507v2 Un00001, whole genome shotgun sequence.
ATCGTTAGTCTGTTATTACCACATATCTTGTATTGTTATTACTTGCCATCAGTACTCCCTTAGTTTGTTATCACGACATatcttgtactgttattacttgcTACCAGTACTCCTGTcatcttctcttttgtattcttggatttagttttctaaatatATATCTTGTATGATTATTATTTGCTATCAGTGCTTCTTCCATCTTTTTTTAGTCGAgggagggtctatcagaaacagtctctctgtccttccagggtaggggtaaggctgcgtgcatcctactctccccagacctcacttgtgagattacactgaGTTATTGCTGTTGTTGTTAATATAATTCTCACCACACCCTActctccccagacctcacttgtgagattacactgaGTTATTGCTGTTGTTGTTAATATAATTCTCACCATCCAGATTTCATACATTATCACTTACGTTTTTCTTCTGTAtaactatttttcttgttttgacCTTGCAGataatttgaaaataatattattatttttcaagaaaataaggtTTAATTCATTAAAAATAATACTAAGATATGGTGCGAATCATAGAAGAGGACATACCTTAGGGGTGCAAAATGAGAACAACTCTCATAAATATATAAAGATTAGTCACTTAAAAGATATATATCTAGTCACCTTGACAGGATTTTCAAATCTTCTTGATGTGTTGCTTGAACAATGTTGAAGTCCAACTTGGCCAGCTCCAGCAGAAGAGGATTAGCATTTGAAATATTCTCATAAATGTTAAGGTACCAACTTGTCTCAACTCTCAACATCATCCAATACAAAGGAAGTTTCAGTGCATGGCCCACTAATGCGACTGTCGGATTGTCTTGATTACTCCTATTATATTTATTCTTGAGATAATAATTCTGTAGATGTGACATTGCGAATTTATTTGCACACTCTAAAAAAGTGCTTTCAGTTTCGTCAAAGAGTAATGAAGCTTCATATAATTGTAACAATCCTTTTGTATCTTTACAGAGACTCTGCTTGAGGTTACCCTGCTCATCCTTGAAATCGTACAGTATATCTAAAACACaaggaagaaattaaataaaatgacCAAATATCAGATGCatgaaagaagaaggaaattgaTTTGGCAAAAACATTACCTTGAGAGATATGAAAACCATGTTCTCTCAAGAGTCTAAATTTCAGATCTGTGACGTATAATGAATCTCTTGTGGCTGAAGTGTGCTGGTTTATGTTGCTCAAAATTTGCATGATTTCATGCTTGAAGTGGTAACTAACTCCAAACCTTTGTAAATTATCAATCAACTCCAACTTCTCTAACTCTTGTGATCCCTCAGCCATTATCATCTTCTTCATTTCCTCCTTCAGTTCGTTAAAACGCTTCATATACTTCTCTCCCTACGCAACACATTTACAATTGATGATCAGCTACGTAATCTTTTGAATGATATTACAACGAATTAATAATGCAGATAATTATATTGAATAACATGAATATGTGCTAAACAAATTATTTTACCGCATAATCATTGTGTATGGACTGAATATACTCAAAATCCCACATAGTAGGTTGGTAATTCCCTGAACGTCTAGTGGGATTTTGATCTGAAGATGAAATAGCAGAGTACTGATTAGGTGATGGTTCAGTTTTGGTAGAGAGGCAGCTGGCTTTTGGCTTTCCTCGGCTGAAAGAGGAAATTAAAAAAGTAGATGACGGAGGTCTTTTGGAGGTGGCCATGTGTAGCATCCATACGTTGGTACATATTGCCACGTCCATTATATTGATTCACTTCAATGTGTGGAGAGAATATATTTTTAGCTTAATGTTATCTAAATATATAGATTCATCTTTATAACAGGGAAAAAACTTACACATGCTTTTTGTGTGTCTCTTTATTTTGACACAGCAAATAGATATATAgaactaaaaataatagtaaGTGGACGAGGGAAGTCTATGTCTTCATAATTATCATGGTACTATAAAAATAAACCTACCCTCTGAGTTTTCTTTCCACATGGAAATCATTTCCCAATCCAAAATATATGTCAAATCCTCAAATATATCTGACTTGTCTTTATCTTTTGGAAATTTCAGGAACATTTAATTGGAGTGATATTTGGGTTATCTATGATGCTTTTTCTTGGACTGTCAAGGCTGGCCAGGAAAATAAGAACTTCCTAGTTCCCTtactccctctatttcaatttattGCAATTTGACTCGAAAGATATTTAAAAGAATGAAAAACTATTGAAACTTATAATTTTAAGTATGTCATCGTGTTGCTATAAAAAATTCTTCGAGTCCATCACTTAAATGGTCACTCAATTATAGAAATTTTCTAGTAAAGTCATCTTTCTTTTGTTTGTAACAGAAAAATCACTTAACTATGCTTATAGctaggggtgtacaaatgaaaccgacaaaccgcaccaacccgataatccgagtcaaaccgagaaaaaaaacctGACTAtgattttgtttgatttagtttggtgttggaaaaacaaaacccgaccatatttggtttggtttggtttggttttaactaaaaaaagtcaagcCGAAACTAAACCAACCCGATATTATATgcatagaagttttaaatatatttaatacataaaaatatttatggtagtgtagtttataaatattctTAAGCTTTTttatagttttatcttttaacgtattatttcaagcttggactTATAATTTTTTGATGCTCCAATAggttttatagtccataaatgttagtaactcaaaaaattctaaaccaaaatcaaatcaatactaatactaataaaagacattcaattcaattgtactatgaatgaaaatagtattggatatctattttttagtttttccatgtttagataaaatgtataacttatttttcttttagtggttagtcatgtaaataatagtacttattagtcataattttaaattatgtttgttttcattatgacTAAttcataatatttattttatgcgattttattatctttattgtcgtcacgacccaaaatcacacctatcgtgatgacgcctatctcagtactaggcaagccgacaacatcaataacccatatTTTTTTTAAGTCTGAAAACATATTAATTGAATTTAATAAAAGATCTCACAATTACAGATACAAATACACTcctaaaatccggtgtcactgagtacatgagcatctatacattacaagtctagAAAAAAAGGTCTATAAtgatctgagaccaaatacaataaacaagagGATAGGGAAGGAAAGACAtggtctgcgaaacatggcaaCTACCTGTGAATCTTCGGAAAAATCAACTCTGTGAAAGAATAAACACTCCCCGTGTCCgagatcacctggatctgcacacgaagtgcagggtgtaatatgagtacaaccaactcagcaagtaacaataataaataaggaactaaaaatagtgacgagcttctcagctaagtccaaatacagtactttccaacataaaagggtaggcatgctttcaagttcaacatttaaaatttcatagtaatttcatatcaaatttgactttaacaaaaaataatattttttcgaaatttccaaaatagtgataaatgacagctgaagtgcagcaataatgaaatcaatgcatcctctcagggtAACAATCACTTTTTCCTCACATTCActtcaacctcacagtcactctttcctcacagtcattcattcctcacagtcactcatttctctcaatcactcagcactcggcactcgtgtgatgacccaaagtatcatctttaaatttaataagtaattctgtattctaaaaccttgaaaaagtactatttatcattcctcgacttgcatgtacagtccgtataattttccgaaaagtttttatatgaaaaatggattaaaatgtgaaatagagctttaaaactcaattgagttgactttggtcaa
Coding sequences within:
- the LOC107762925 gene encoding (-)-camphene/tricyclene synthase, chloroplastic isoform X1; its protein translation is MDVAICTNVWMLHMATSKRPPSSTFLISSFSRGKPKASCLSTKTEPSPNQYSAISSSDQNPTRRSGNYQPTMWDFEYIQSIHNDYAGEKYMKRFNELKEEMKKMIMAEGSQELEKLELIDNLQRFGVSYHFKHEIMQILSNINQHTSATRDSLYVTDLKFRLLREHGFHISQDILYDFKDEQGNLKQSLCKDTKGLLQLYEASLLFDETESTFLECANKFAMSHLQNYYLKNKYNRSNQDNPTVALVGHALKLPLYWMMLRVETSWYLNIYENISNANPLLLELAKLDFNIVQATHQEDLKILSRWWKSTRLAEKLPFSRDRLVEALFFAVGIIFEPQHSYCRRTLTKVIAFVAVIDDIYDAYGTPDELEVFTNAIERWEAEAMEQLPDYMKVCYLELFNTTNEIVYEVLNEKGINILPYLIKSWADLCKSYLQEARWYYNGYTPTLEEYMDNAWISVAVPMVLVHVFPLATNPVIKEAFESLSKYPDIIRWSAIIFRFADDLGISSEELRRGDVPKSIQCYMNEKGASEEEAREHIRLRIKETWKLLINTAQRENSLFSETFIGCAVNIVRTGQIIYQHGDGHGIQNFEIKNRISKLFFEPILTLIP
- the LOC107762925 gene encoding (-)-camphene/tricyclene synthase, chloroplastic isoform X3, which gives rise to MDVAICTNVWMLHMATSKRPPSSTFLISSFSRGKPKASCLSTKTEPSPNQYSAISSSDQNPTRRSGNYQPTMWDFEYIQSIHNDYAGEKYMKRFNELKEEMKKMIMAEGSQELEKLELIDNLQRFGVSYHFKHEIMQILSNINQHTSATRDSLYVTDLKFRLLREHGFHISQDILYDFKDEQGNLKQSLCKDTKGLLQLYEASLLFDETESTFLECANKFAMSHLQNYYLKNKYNRSNQDNPTVALVGHALKLPLYWMMLRVETSWYLNIYENISNANPLLLELAKLDFNIVQATHQEDLKILSRWWKSTRLAEKLPFSRDRLVEALFFAVGIIFEPQHSYCRRTLTKVIAFVAVIDDIYDAYGTPDELEVFTNAIERWEAEAMEQLPDYMKVCYLELFNTTNEIVYEVLNEKGINILPYLIKSWADLCKSYLQEARWYYNGYTPTLEEYMDNAWISVAVPMEELRRGDVPKSIQCYMNEKGASEEEAREHIRLRIKETWKLLINTAQRENSLFSETFIGCAVNIVRTGQIIYQHGDGHGIQNFEIKNRISKLFFEPILTLIP
- the LOC107762925 gene encoding (-)-camphene/tricyclene synthase, chloroplastic isoform X4 → MDVAICTNVWMLHMATSKRPPSSTFLISSFSRGKPKASCLSTKTEPSPNQYSAISSSDQNPTRRSGNYQPTMWDFEYIQSIHNDYAGEKYMKRFNELKEEMKKMIMAEGSQELEKLELIDNLQRFGVSYHFKHEIMQILSNINQHTSATRDSLYVTDLKFRLLREHGFHISQDILYDFKDEQGNLKQSLCKDTKGLLQLYEASLLFDETESTFLECANKFAMSHLQNYYLKNKYNRSNQDNPTVALVGHALKLPLYWMMLRVETSWYLNIYENISNANPLLLELAKLDFNIVQATHQEDLKILSRWWKSTRLAEKLPFSRDRLVEALFFAVGIIFEPQHSYCRRTLTKVIAFVAVIDDIYDAYGTPDELEVFTNAIERWEAEAMEQLPDYMKVCYLELFNTTNEIVYEVLNEKGINILPYLIKSICANLTYKKQGGTTMDIRQLWKNTWIMHGSQLQFLWKN
- the LOC107762925 gene encoding (-)-camphene/tricyclene synthase, chloroplastic isoform X2 codes for the protein MDVAICTNVWMLHMATSKRPPSSTFLISSFSRGKPKASCLSTKTEPSPNQYSAISSSDQNPTRRSGNYQPTMWDFEYIQSIHNDYAGEKYMKRFNELKEEMKKMIMAEGSQELEKLELIDNLQRFGVSYHFKHEIMQILSNINQHTSATRDSLYVTDLKFRLLREHGFHISQDILYDFKDEQGNLKQSLCKDTKGLLQLYEASLLFDETESTFLECANKFAMSHLQNYYLKNKYNRSNQDNPTVALVGHALKLPLYWMMLRVETSWYLNIYENISNANPLLLELAKLDFNIVQATHQEDLKILSRWWKSTRLAEKLPFSRDRLVEALFFAVGIIFEPQHSYCRRTLTKVIAFVAVIDDIYDAYGTPDELEVFTNAIERWEAEAMEQLPDYMKWADLCKSYLQEARWYYNGYTPTLEEYMDNAWISVAVPMVLVHVFPLATNPVIKEAFESLSKYPDIIRWSAIIFRFADDLGISSEELRRGDVPKSIQCYMNEKGASEEEAREHIRLRIKETWKLLINTAQRENSLFSETFIGCAVNIVRTGQIIYQHGDGHGIQNFEIKNRISKLFFEPILTLIP